One window of Cherax quadricarinatus isolate ZL_2023a chromosome 16, ASM3850222v1, whole genome shotgun sequence genomic DNA carries:
- the LOC138852781 gene encoding uncharacterized protein, whose translation MRTCLHLKFTAIHSVKDSFIVVCTDDNEAAKLMDDTAMNTLRDRQFIISPSPSLLAKRSVFVKQLDKIITSIPTDELKTSIEDQNTWASVDTITRIPNASSMIKITFSNIDMATQALANGLAISYYHIQPRHIEPERFAHVSPCWNCYSYQHSTKDCPIKDKKFCSTCGKEGHNFKACTTTNATPTCLNCKGTHHTLAAKCPLRKEVMSKKIKEETKKNSPKSPTYTAISKLQSDTTRILQATQQSSLSSNSLSALPDAAPSKVLYCMMYAHLANAANPGTFNTTINELFRLNNMPSFNFPDSPTSQDFLKIIPNIANFTSTSGSNPNSAPQKHS comes from the exons ATGAGGACCTGCCTACATCTCAAATTCACAGCGATCCACTCAGTCAAGGATTCCTTTATTGTCGTCTGCACCGATGACAATGAAGCAGCTAAACTTATGGACGACACTGCAATGAACACATTACGGGACCGACAATTCATCATATCACCGTCTCCctccttgctggcgaaacgttcagttTTTGTTAAACAATTGGATAAGATAATCACATCTATTCCAACGGATGAACTGAAGACCTCTATCGAAgaccaaaacacctgggcctctgtAGACACCATCACACGAATTCCCAATGCCTCATCTATGATCAAAATCACCTTTTCAAACATAGATATGGCTACCCAAGCACTCGCTAATGGACTAgctatctcatattaccacatacaGCCACGCCACATTGAACCTGAACGTTTTGCCCATGTCTCTCCCTGTTGGAACTGTTACTCTTATCAACATTCAACAAAGGACTGTCCCATTAAAGACAAAAAGTTCTGTTCTACCTGTGGAAAAGAAGGTCATAACTTcaaagcctgcaccaccaccaatgccactccaacatgtcttaactgcaagggtactcatcatacccttgcagctaaatgcccactacgaaaagaagtaatgtcgaaaaaaattaaagaagaaaccaagaagaatagtcccaaatcgccgacatataccgccatttcaaaactccagtcggacaccaccagaattctacaagccacacagcagtcatctctatccagcaattccctttctgcactccctgacgctgctccctctaag gtgttgtactgcatgatgtatgcacaccttgcaaatgcagcaaacccaggcacattcaacactacaattaacgaactattccgtcttaacaacatgccgtcattcaactttcctgactcgccaacatcacaggacttcctcaagattatcccaaacatcgctaacttcacatcaacttcagGCTCAAATCCTAACTCTGCCCCCCAAAAACACTCCTGA